The proteins below are encoded in one region of Hordeum vulgare subsp. vulgare chromosome 3H, MorexV3_pseudomolecules_assembly, whole genome shotgun sequence:
- the LOC123440795 gene encoding mannose/glucose-specific lectin-like: MSNPTFYTNSAPHSIPPRQQQQEHQFKLYMSQIVEGTSGTNQLVVANNGRSDYFGITVAMDWVIRDDLGPKANIVAHAKGLHVGAGTPDWFTSFTIKFTHARFKDSTLMVQGIFGNSNIDVKGEWAIVGGTGQFAYAQGVVLYKQLSGLNGIVIRELEMHVLCPIFPKPSPVIKEGPWGGNGGTAYELPGWELPHRLQTVTVHGEGVIDSIAFTYVDEAGTKRSVGPFGGDGGVKNRPIILGPSETLREIYGTTGDYGGYTEVVTSLTVITSSNSVRTYGTQSNGKKTFRIAKDNHNIVGFYGRAGGFVDQIGAYLRPK; encoded by the exons ATGTCAAACCCCACCTTTTACACAAACAGTGCTCCTcattctatcccaccacggcagcagcagcaggagcatcAGTTCAAGTTGTACATGTCCCAGATCGTCGAAGGTACATCCGGCACTAACCAACTCGTTGTAGCGAACAATGGTCGATCCGACTATTTTGGAATCACAGTTGCTATGGACTGGGTCATACGTGATGATCTTGGCCCCAAGGCAAACATTGTTGCGCATGCGAAAGGTCTGCATGTGGGGGCCGGTACACCGGACTGGTTCACTAGTTTCACCATAAAGTTCACGCATGCGAG GTTTAAGGATTCTACGCTTATGGTGCAAGGGATTTTCGGAAACTCTAACATTGATGTCAAAGGTGAATGGGCAATCGTTGGAGGAACCGGACAGTTCGCCTATGCCCAAGGTGTTGTCCTCTACAAACAACTGTCTGGTTTAAACGGAATTGTTATCAGGGAACTTGAAATGCATGTTTTGTGTCCCATCTTCCCAAAACCG AGTCCTGTCATTAAGGAAGGTCCGTGGGGTGGGAATGGTGGGACAGCTTATGAACTCCCAGGGTGGGAGCTACCTCATCGTCTCCAAACCGTGACCGTTCATGGTGAGGGCGTCATCGATTCAATTGCATTTACATACGTGGATGAAGCTGGTACAAAGCGGAGTGTTGGTccttttggtggtgatggtggggtTAAGAACCGG CCGATAATTCTTGGTCCTTCTGAGACTCTGAGGGAAATTTATGGAACAACCGGTGACTATGGAGGATACACTGAAGTTGTGACATCGCTCACAGTTATTACAAGCTCTAATTCCGTACGGACCTATGGAACTCAGTCCAATGGTAAAAAGACTTTCCGCATCGCCAAGGACAACCACAACATTGTGGGCTTCTATGGAAGAGCTGGAGGATTTGTTGACCAGATTGGAGCTTATCTGCGCCCAAAGTAG